From Streptomyces durmitorensis, a single genomic window includes:
- a CDS encoding ABC-F family ATP-binding cassette domain-containing protein, which translates to MITARRIDVRGGARLLLAGVSFHIAPGDRIGLVGRNGAGKTTLLKTLAGQLAPAEGSLTTTGSVGYLAQDPAAADPHGTVTARILSARGLDRAAQALRTAERAMAAAGSDAEQRRAMAAYTRADDAFQARGGYAAEAEAARVAAGLGLPEHMMDAPVGHLSGGQRRRVELARILFSRHDTLLLDEPTNHLDADSVGWLQGYLGSWSGGLVLISHDVGLLADTVNRVFVVDPGRAALDVHNTGWHTYLDQRAADERRRARERANAERKAASLRSQAEKMRSHVATATAAKNMTRRADRMLAATEPVRRDERVARIRLPEPAPCGRTPLGAVSLVKAYGGRGVLGGVDLAVDRGSRLVVLGLNGAGKTTLLRILAGAELPDSGRVVHGHGARLGYFAQEHDTLDGGMTVRENLAAAAPGLTDGEVRGVLGSFLFRGDDADKPAAVLSGGEKTRLALAGLVHSGANVLLLDEPTNNLDPASRDEVLGAVGTYPGAIVMVTHDEGAIDALRPDRVLLLPDGTEDLWGPDHRELVTLA; encoded by the coding sequence ATGATCACCGCCCGACGCATCGACGTCCGCGGCGGCGCCCGCCTCCTGCTGGCCGGCGTCTCCTTCCACATCGCCCCCGGCGACCGCATCGGCCTCGTGGGCCGCAACGGCGCCGGCAAGACCACGCTGCTCAAGACCCTCGCGGGGCAGCTCGCCCCTGCCGAGGGCAGCCTCACGACCACCGGCTCCGTCGGCTATCTCGCCCAGGACCCCGCCGCCGCCGACCCGCACGGCACCGTCACGGCCCGCATCCTCTCCGCCCGCGGCCTCGACCGCGCGGCGCAGGCCCTGCGTACCGCCGAGCGCGCGATGGCCGCCGCCGGAAGCGACGCCGAGCAGCGCCGGGCCATGGCCGCCTATACCCGCGCGGACGACGCGTTCCAGGCGCGGGGCGGGTACGCCGCCGAGGCGGAGGCCGCCCGCGTGGCCGCCGGGCTCGGGCTGCCCGAGCACATGATGGACGCGCCGGTGGGCCACCTCTCCGGCGGCCAGCGGCGCCGCGTCGAGCTGGCCCGGATCCTCTTCTCGCGCCACGACACCCTGCTGCTCGACGAGCCGACCAACCATCTGGACGCCGATTCGGTCGGCTGGCTGCAGGGGTATCTGGGGTCATGGAGTGGTGGGCTCGTGCTCATCAGTCATGACGTCGGGCTGCTCGCGGACACCGTCAATCGTGTCTTCGTCGTCGACCCCGGCCGCGCGGCCCTCGACGTGCACAACACCGGCTGGCACACCTATCTCGACCAGCGCGCCGCGGACGAGCGGCGGCGCGCCCGTGAGCGGGCCAACGCGGAGCGGAAGGCCGCTTCGCTGCGCAGCCAGGCGGAGAAGATGCGCTCGCACGTCGCCACCGCCACCGCCGCGAAGAACATGACCCGCCGCGCCGACCGGATGCTCGCCGCCACCGAGCCCGTGCGGAGGGACGAGCGGGTCGCGCGGATCCGGCTGCCCGAACCCGCGCCGTGCGGGCGTACGCCGCTCGGTGCGGTCAGTCTGGTCAAGGCGTACGGCGGGCGTGGAGTGCTCGGCGGTGTCGATCTCGCGGTCGACCGGGGGAGCCGGCTCGTCGTCCTCGGGCTGAACGGCGCGGGGAAGACCACCCTGCTGCGCATCCTCGCCGGGGCCGAACTCCCGGACAGCGGACGGGTGGTGCACGGCCACGGCGCCCGGCTCGGCTACTTCGCGCAGGAGCACGACACCCTCGACGGCGGGATGACGGTGCGTGAGAATCTCGCCGCCGCCGCGCCCGGTCTCACGGACGGTGAGGTGCGGGGCGTCCTCGGGTCCTTCCTGTTCCGCGGGGACGACGCCGACAAGCCCGCCGCGGTGCTCTCCGGCGGCGAGAAGACGCGGCTCGCGCTCGCGGGGCTCGTGCACTCGGGGGCGAACGTCCTGCTCCTCGACGAGCCCACCAACAACCTCGACCCGGCCTCGCGTGACGAGGTGCTCGGCGCGGTGGGGACGTATCCGGGCGCGATCGTGATGGTGACGCACGACGAAGGGGCCATCGACGCGCTGCGGCCCGATCGCGTGCTGCTCCTGCCGGACGGGACCGAGGATCTGTGGGGTCCGGACCACCGGGAGCTCGTCACGCTCGCCTAG
- a CDS encoding GNAT family N-acetyltransferase, producing MRHDTAPRIRPRRASDLPACVEALGQVHIADGYPTNWPERPGDWLAGGSLIGAWVAELGGRVVGHVALCRSGADDVAPALWSGREGLAGERVAVVSRLFVAPGARGHGIGAMLLDQVVAEARELGQAAVLDVVASDTSAIALYARTGWRFLGTGEQYWTPGQTVTLRSYAAPEAEVDAAPEASAS from the coding sequence ATGCGCCACGACACCGCCCCTCGCATCCGCCCCCGCCGCGCCTCCGACCTCCCCGCCTGCGTGGAAGCCCTCGGCCAGGTGCACATCGCCGACGGGTACCCCACCAACTGGCCCGAGCGGCCGGGCGACTGGCTGGCCGGGGGATCGCTGATCGGGGCCTGGGTGGCCGAGCTCGGCGGTCGCGTCGTCGGCCATGTCGCGCTCTGCCGGAGCGGGGCGGATGACGTGGCCCCTGCCCTGTGGAGCGGGCGCGAGGGCCTGGCGGGGGAGCGGGTCGCTGTCGTCAGCCGGCTGTTCGTCGCGCCCGGGGCCCGCGGGCACGGGATCGGGGCGATGCTCCTTGACCAGGTCGTCGCCGAAGCACGGGAGTTGGGGCAGGCCGCCGTCCTGGACGTCGTCGCGTCCGACACCTCGGCCATCGCGCTCTACGCACGTACGGGCTGGCGATTCCTCGGCACCGGCGAGCAGTACTGGACTCCGGGGCAGACCGTCACCCTTCGGTCCTACGCCGCACCCGAAGCCGAAGTGGACGCCGCCCCCGAAGCCTCTGCCAGCTGA
- a CDS encoding flotillin family protein, with product MFGYRVPAPDEAMLISGGRRGLGGAPFRVVTGHGKFVLPIFRKTRFLTLSMCEAEVVEHCVTRQGIALKVRAVIAFKVGNDKESIVNAGQRFLSDQDQMSVLTGRIFAGHLRSIIGSMTVEEIVTERQKLATEVLDTSKSEMAKIGLHVDSLQIQSIDDGDTGYIDAMSAPHKAAIQRQAQIAQAKATQAAAEAEQEAARNQAEYARQTAIVRAQYSAEVERAQAKAAQAGPLAEAHAQQEVLDARTELAERAAQLRQQQLVAEVVKPAEADAERIRVLALAEAERMKIQAEAAASYDRVALDRMLIDQLPLIVKEAATGLSGANVNVLNGADGLGEIAAGLVGQGLTILDSVRNNLGTPTARAQTQGEREPVDIKRYLGAPANGRGDGGKGDGPVEIQ from the coding sequence ATGTTCGGTTACCGCGTTCCCGCCCCCGACGAGGCGATGCTGATCTCCGGCGGCAGACGAGGCCTCGGCGGCGCCCCGTTCCGGGTGGTGACGGGGCACGGCAAGTTCGTGCTCCCCATCTTCCGCAAGACCCGCTTCCTGACCCTGTCCATGTGCGAGGCGGAGGTCGTCGAGCACTGCGTGACCCGGCAGGGCATCGCCCTGAAGGTGCGGGCGGTGATCGCCTTCAAGGTCGGCAACGACAAGGAGAGCATCGTCAACGCGGGCCAGCGCTTCCTCTCCGACCAGGACCAGATGTCCGTCCTGACCGGCCGTATCTTCGCCGGTCATCTGCGCTCCATCATCGGCTCGATGACCGTCGAGGAGATCGTCACCGAGCGGCAGAAGCTCGCCACCGAGGTCCTTGACACCTCGAAGTCCGAGATGGCGAAGATCGGCCTGCACGTGGACTCGCTGCAGATCCAGTCGATCGACGACGGCGACACCGGCTACATCGACGCCATGTCCGCCCCGCACAAGGCCGCCATCCAGCGCCAGGCCCAGATCGCCCAGGCCAAGGCCACCCAGGCCGCGGCCGAGGCCGAGCAGGAGGCGGCGCGGAACCAGGCCGAGTACGCGCGGCAGACCGCGATCGTGCGGGCCCAGTACTCCGCCGAGGTCGAGCGGGCCCAGGCCAAGGCCGCCCAGGCGGGCCCCCTCGCGGAGGCGCACGCCCAGCAGGAGGTGCTCGACGCGCGCACCGAACTGGCCGAGCGCGCCGCCCAGTTGCGCCAGCAGCAGCTGGTCGCCGAGGTGGTCAAGCCCGCGGAGGCGGACGCCGAGCGCATCCGGGTCCTTGCCCTCGCCGAGGCCGAGCGGATGAAGATCCAGGCGGAGGCGGCCGCGTCGTACGACCGTGTCGCGCTGGACCGGATGCTGATCGACCAGTTGCCGCTGATCGTGAAGGAGGCGGCGACGGGCCTCTCCGGTGCCAACGTCAACGTACTGAACGGCGCGGACGGCCTCGGCGAGATCGCGGCCGGACTCGTCGGGCAGGGCCTGACGATCCTGGACTCGGTGCGCAACAACCTCGGTACGCCCACCGCGCGGGCTCAGACGCAGGGCGAGCGCGAACCGGTCGACATCAAGCGCTACTTGGGCGCCCCCGCCAACGGCCGGGGGGACGGCGGCAAGGGCGACGGCCCCGTGGAGATCCAGTAG